A DNA window from Deinococcus multiflagellatus contains the following coding sequences:
- a CDS encoding MATE family efflux transporter translates to MSVPAPSALPTAPQGSTRELLRLAGPLMLSNLAYTAVGFTDTLLMGRLGVVEVGAVGFASLCLLTLVLLLRGSLNTAATFVARALGAGDPAGVRRWASVFLSCGLLGVPLALLAPWLLDTLFALLRPDAEIAAVARTYAHIRAWEIPLVMLGSAALSVMVGLGNTRTPMLLAWLVVAVNAALAVLFVFGFGWGVAGAAWAAVLAVGLQNALALVLLRRLHGPAYGPFRLVRPTRDEWRRLGRVSLPAGLTELAEVSAFTVFQGVISRLGPTELAASQIANQLASLGFLPAFALASATGSLLSRAMGAGRPDIATRIGWRGAGVAAALMGVLGALFLLIPGPLIGLFNRSPEVLALGTTVLAIMAAYQVLDGVAIVLGGALGGAGDTRFRLLVTLAGAWLVMVLGAWWLAPRYGVAGAWGSALLFLVFAAGAYGWRFASGRWRRVTL, encoded by the coding sequence GTGTCTGTGCCTGCCCCGTCTGCTCTTCCTACTGCGCCCCAGGGCAGCACTCGCGAATTGCTGCGCCTGGCGGGGCCGCTGATGCTTTCGAACCTCGCCTACACGGCCGTGGGCTTTACCGACACGCTGCTGATGGGCCGCCTGGGCGTGGTCGAGGTGGGCGCCGTGGGGTTTGCCAGCCTGTGCCTGCTGACGCTGGTGCTGCTGCTGCGCGGCAGCCTGAACACCGCCGCCACCTTTGTGGCGCGGGCGCTGGGCGCGGGCGACCCGGCCGGGGTGCGCCGCTGGGCCAGCGTGTTTCTGTCGTGTGGCCTGCTGGGGGTGCCGCTGGCGCTGCTGGCGCCGTGGCTGCTGGACACCCTGTTCGCCCTGCTGCGCCCAGATGCGGAAATCGCCGCTGTGGCGCGCACCTACGCTCACATCCGCGCCTGGGAGATTCCGCTGGTGATGCTGGGCAGCGCCGCCCTGTCGGTGATGGTGGGGCTGGGCAACACCCGCACGCCCATGCTGCTGGCGTGGCTGGTGGTGGCCGTGAACGCCGCGCTGGCGGTGCTGTTTGTCTTTGGCTTTGGCTGGGGGGTGGCGGGGGCGGCCTGGGCCGCCGTGCTGGCGGTGGGCCTGCAAAACGCGCTGGCACTGGTGCTGCTGCGCCGCCTGCATGGCCCGGCCTACGGCCCCTTCCGGCTGGTGCGCCCCACGCGGGACGAGTGGCGCCGCCTGGGCCGGGTCAGCCTGCCAGCCGGGCTGACCGAACTGGCCGAGGTCAGCGCCTTTACGGTCTTTCAGGGCGTGATCTCGCGGCTGGGGCCCACCGAACTGGCGGCCTCGCAGATTGCCAACCAACTGGCCAGCCTGGGCTTTTTGCCCGCGTTCGCGCTGGCCTCGGCCACGGGGAGCTTGCTGTCGCGGGCGATGGGGGCGGGCCGCCCGGACATTGCCACCCGCATCGGCTGGCGCGGGGCCGGGGTGGCAGCCGCCCTGATGGGCGTGCTGGGCGCCCTGTTCCTGCTGATTCCCGGGCCCCTGATCGGCCTGTTTAACCGCAGCCCCGAGGTGCTGGCCCTGGGGACCACCGTGCTGGCGATCATGGCGGCCTATCAGGTGCTGGACGGCGTGGCGATTGTGCTGGGCGGGGCGCTGGGCGGCGCGGGCGACACCCGATTTCGCCTGCTGGTGACCCTGGCGGGCGCGTGGCTGGTGATGGTGCTGGGCGCGTGGTGGCTGGCCCCACGCTACGGCGTGGCGGGCGCGTGGGGCTCGGCACTGCTGTTTCTGGTCTTTGCCGCCGGGGCGTATGGCTGGCGCTTCGCCTCGGGCCGCTGGCGCCGGGTCACGCTCTGA
- a CDS encoding DUF1345 domain-containing protein, with product MMTRIPRFVVRCYAFFGRVDHGPEQRWPPVLAVLGILALQLTLAERFTVGPNGLVPALELLLLVPFTVAAFTRHDQETLPVRTFNILLIATVNFFNLLSLLLLISALLHGKAADGIVLLENALKLWITNVIGFGMWYWEMDRGGPAKRRLNLRRHGDFLFPQLSNPEFAQKNWTPDFWDYLYLSFTNATAFSPTDTLPLTGRAKLLMLLQSFIALLTITLVAARAVNILK from the coding sequence ATGATGACAAGAATTCCCCGGTTTGTGGTCAGGTGCTACGCGTTTTTTGGTCGGGTGGACCACGGTCCAGAGCAGCGCTGGCCCCCGGTGCTGGCCGTGCTGGGCATTCTGGCGCTGCAACTGACGCTGGCCGAGCGCTTCACCGTGGGCCCCAACGGGTTGGTGCCGGCCCTGGAACTGCTGCTGCTGGTGCCGTTCACCGTGGCCGCATTTACCCGGCACGACCAGGAAACGCTGCCGGTGCGCACCTTCAACATTCTGCTGATCGCCACCGTGAACTTCTTTAACCTGCTCTCGTTGCTGCTGCTGATCAGCGCGCTGCTTCATGGCAAGGCCGCCGACGGCATTGTGCTGCTGGAGAACGCGCTGAAGCTGTGGATCACCAACGTGATCGGGTTTGGCATGTGGTACTGGGAAATGGACCGGGGGGGGCCGGCCAAGCGGCGCCTGAACCTCCGCCGCCACGGGGATTTTCTCTTTCCGCAGCTGTCAAACCCCGAGTTCGCGCAGAAGAACTGGACGCCTGACTTCTGGGACTACCTGTATCTGTCGTTCACGAACGCCACGGCCTTCAGCCCCACCGATACCCTGCCCCTGACCGGCCGCGCCAAGCTGCTGATGCTGCTTCAGTCCTTTATCGCCCTGCTGACCATCACGCTGGTCGCGGCGCGCGCCGTGAACATCCTGAAGTAG
- the xth gene encoding exodeoxyribonuclease III: MSGHLKLATWNVNSLRVRLPQVLAWLEAQAPDVLALQETKLEDPLFPLAELEALGYHAAFSGQKTYNGVALLSRQPLEDVQVDVPGLADDQRRVLAATTGGVRVVCLYVPNGQALDSPKYTYKLDWLAAVRDWLAAEVAKHDRVAVMGDFNVAPEDRDVHSPARWAGQVLVSEPERAAFRALLAVGLHDAFRLHDQPGRVFSWWNYGRLALARNWGLRIDHILVSAALAAECQRCVVDTAPRHHERPSDHAPVVATFRSPG, translated from the coding sequence ATGAGCGGCCACCTGAAGCTGGCCACCTGGAATGTCAACTCGCTGCGGGTCCGCTTGCCGCAGGTGCTGGCGTGGCTGGAGGCGCAGGCGCCCGACGTGCTGGCGCTGCAGGAAACGAAGCTGGAAGACCCACTTTTTCCGCTGGCTGAGCTGGAGGCACTGGGCTACCACGCCGCCTTTTCCGGCCAGAAAACCTACAACGGCGTGGCGCTGCTCTCGCGGCAGCCGCTGGAAGATGTGCAGGTGGACGTGCCGGGCCTAGCGGACGACCAGCGGCGGGTGCTGGCCGCCACCACGGGCGGGGTGCGGGTGGTGTGCCTGTACGTGCCCAACGGGCAGGCCCTGGATTCGCCCAAATACACCTACAAGCTGGACTGGCTGGCCGCCGTGCGCGACTGGCTGGCGGCCGAGGTGGCGAAGCATGACCGCGTGGCCGTGATGGGCGATTTCAACGTGGCCCCCGAAGACCGCGACGTGCACAGCCCGGCGCGCTGGGCCGGACAGGTGCTGGTGAGCGAGCCCGAACGGGCGGCCTTCCGCGCCCTGCTGGCGGTGGGCCTGCACGACGCCTTCCGGCTGCACGACCAGCCGGGGCGGGTGTTCAGCTGGTGGAACTACGGCCGCCTGGCCCTGGCGCGCAACTGGGGCCTGCGCATTGACCACATTCTGGTGTCGGCCGCCCTGGCCGCCGAGTGCCAGCGCTGCGTGGTGGACACGGCCCCCCGCCACCACGAGCGCCCCTCTGACCACGCGCCGGTGGTGGCAACCTTCCGCAGCCCGGGTTAA